Genomic window (Candidatus Vicinibacter proximus):
TGGGGAAAATATATGAATAACAAGACTTATAAAAAGGTGTATAATTAATCCCTAAAGTATACATAAAACAAGCAAAATTACACTTTTAAAATTTGAAGAATTTAATCTGCATTCTTCAATTAAGGTATCTATAAGAGAGGTTTCAGTATATTATTTTTAGAATGGAATTTTATCTTGTAAATCATTTTCAGCGACTATTATATTTTCAATACCTCTTATTAAAGCGTCCGGGTTAAATGAAATACTGTCAATTCCTTCACTAACGAGGAATTGCGCAAATGCGGGGATGTCGCTTGGTGCTTGTCCGCAAAGACCTATTTTAATATTATTTCTTTTAGCGGCTTGTATGGCCTGATGAATAAGCAATTTAACTGCTTCATTTTCCTCATTGAATAAATAATTTATTAAGGATGAGTCTCGATCTAATCCTAAAGTGAGTTGCGTTAAATCATTTGAGCCAATTGAAAAGCCATTAAAAAAACGAGCAAATTCATCTGCCAGAATAACATTACTTGGCACCTCAATCATTACATATATTTCCAATCCATCTTCTCCCTGAACTAAATTATTAAGAGCCATTTCGTCTAATACTTTTTTGGCTTCTTCAGTAGTTCGACAAAATGGGATCATAAGTTTGATATTTTTGAGACCCATTTGAGTTCTCACTTTTTTCATTGCCGCACATTCCAACGCAAATCCTTGTCTATAAAAATTGCTGTAGTATCTTGATGCTCCCCGATATCCTATCATAGGATTTTCTTCTATTGGTTCAAAATATTTTCCACCCAAAAGATTTGCATATTCATTACTCTTAAAATCACTCATGCGAACAATAACATCTTTTGGATAGAATGCAGCCCCTACCAGACCAACAGCCTCTGCCAATTTATCAATGAAAAAGTCTCTGCCATCTTTATAATCTTTTATCAATTCGTTAATTTCTTTTATGACTTTATCGTCAACTATCTTTTTGGTATCGCAAAGTGCAAGAGGATGAATCCTTATACTGTTTGATATAGCAAATTCAAGTCTCAAAAGTCCCACACCTTCATTTGGATATTGGCTCAGTTTAAATGCTCTATCCGGATCAGCCAAAATTAGCATGGGATGTGTTTTTGGCATTTTTATACCACTAAAATCCTGCTCCTGAACATTCCATTTAAGATAGCCATTATAAACATTTCCAATATTTCCTTCAGCGCAAGAGACAGTAATTTTCTGACCTGTTTTAATTTGTTCAGTTGCATTATTGCATCCAACGATTGCTACAGTTCCAAGTTCCCTGGCTGCAATAGCAGCATGACTTGTTCTTCCTCCTTTATTGGTTATTATAGCACCCGCTTTTTTCAAAACTGGATCCCAATCCGGATTGGTCATATCTGTTACCAAAATCTCACCGGGTTGCAGAATTTCAGCCTCCTGCGGATTGTTTAATATACGTGCACTCCCAAATGTAATTTTATCTCCAAGTGCTATTCCTTTAGCTAGAATTTCACTTTTCTCCTCCAATGTGAAAATTTCCTTTATATTCTTTTTTATTTTACTATGAACAGTTTCTGGCCTAGCTTGCAAAATAAAAAGTTCTCCAGTTTGTCCATCTTTTGCCCATTCAATATCCATAGGTTTACCATAATGAAGTTCGATTTTATAACACCACTGTGCCAACTCTTTCACCTCTGAATTAGAAAGAGAATGTTGGTTTATCTTGGATAATGGTGTAGGGTGATTGACAATTGTATTTTCAATTTTTGCACTTGTTGTATTTTCACCATAAATCATGGTGTACTCTTTTTTCCCACATGAAAATTTAATAATGGGGTCAAAATTCTGGTTAAACAATGTTGGTTTGAAAACAATCCACTCATCAGGACTCACTCTTCCTTGTACAATGTTTTCCCCCAATCCAAAACAACCATTGATAATTATTACATTCTGAAATCCACTGTCGGGGTCTAGTGTAAATGCAACTCCGGAAGAAGCTAAATCACTTCTAACCATTTGTTGAACTCCCACAGACAATGCAATGTCAAATGATTTAAAACCCATGTCGTGTCTGTATTTAATTGCACGATCGGTATAAAGAGAGGAATAACATCGTAAGACTGCTTCTTGTAGTTGGGATTCTGTACTTATATTCAGAAAAGATTCCATTCTTCCAGCAAAACTTGCTGAAGGTAAATCTTCTGCAGTTGCACTACTCCTCACTGCAACATCTAAATTTTGTTTTCCACATTTTTTACTGAGATCCAAATAAGCATTTTTTATGTCCGTTTTGATTGATTCCGGCATCCTTCCAGACAATATTAAGGCTCTGGATTTTTCACCGACAATACTTAAATTGGAATATTCCTTTGTATCCAATTCATTGATAATTTGATTTAAGGCAAATTCCAAATCATTCTCCTTAATAAATTGTCTGTACGCACTAGCGGTGATTGCAAAGCCATCAGGAATATGGATCCCTATGGGTTTTAATAAATTATACATTTCTCCGAGAGAAGAATTTTTTCCTCCTACCTTATCTAAATCAGACAGATGAATTTCACTAAAAAACAGAATACTACTAGTTGGCGACATGCGATGAGAAAATTGAGTAATTTTATAAAAATAGTCTCTTGTGTAACTTTTCACACATAAAGTATATGAATGTAGATATTTTAAATCCAATTATTTATGATATTTCTCATTTTGGTGCATAATTTAATTTAAAATATTTTTAGGTGTGCTCTAGGGTATTTATATTTTACCCAACACCATTAGAATTCCAAATACTATTAGAAATAAAGCCACGGAGTATTTTAAAAAGGGGAGTGTCGTTTTATGTAGAAATTTTTGACCTGACCAGGCTCCTAGGAATGCTGCAATGCATGGAAAGAGAATGTAGTTGTAGTTTTGGTAAATGTCACTAGTATTTTGCAAATACAAACTAATTCGACTTATATCAACCAAGCAAGCAATCATAATCCCAGTCCCAATGTAAGCTTCTTTGTTTAGAGAAGTATGAATTAAAAAAATTGAACGGAGTGCACCCTGATGCCCCGATAATCCGCCAAAGAAACCGCTCAAGAGACCGCCGGGTATGATCCAAAATGTGCTGGATCTTAGATTAAAAGATTTCTGAAAAAATTCCAATAGGGAGAAGCATATTAATAGTAATCCAATACAAATCTTTAACACGGAGTTTGTGCATTCCAAATTGAATATATTGTAATGGATTTCCATATATTGAAATGTAAGCAGTCGAAGAATATTTGCACCTAAAATTGCACCTAACATTGCCGGAACCCCAAAGGTAAATACCATTTTCCAATCAACATATTTAAGCATTAATGCTAATTTAAAGGCATTGTTTAGAAAATGGACAATTGCTGTAAGTCCAATTGCAATATGAATTGGGAAAAATAAATTGAAAACAGGTAATAAAAGTGTTCCAAGTCCAAAACCTGAAAAAAATGTAAGTAATGAACCAACAAAGCACACAATGCAAACTAATAAAATTTCAATGACCATAAGTGAATTATTGCATGGATTAGCTATGTAACAAATTACTATTTGAAATTTCTAAAAAATAATAGAGCGCTTAAAAGCATAATTGCAATAAAAAGTCCAATCATCATATTTCTTTGGTCAACTTGCTCTCTAGCCTTAAGTTGAGTGTTGTATGGAGTATCTGCATCCATATCCACTTCCAGAGAATAGGTGTATTCCTCCATATTTTTAATTATTTTTAAATGCATAAATTCATGGCCTATAAAAAAGTGATATGATTTACTCATTAAGATTTTGAAATCAATTATCATAATGTTATTGTTTAAATAAACAACAACATGTCCACTTTCTTCGCCATGATAAATACCCAAGGTATATTCTTCCCCGGTAATATCCAGAATATTCCATGTTTGTTGGCCCATTGAAGAGCAAAAATTTGACTAAAGATAGTTAGTAATAATAGTTCAATCCATATCAAATCTTAAAATTTTCAATTATTATTAAAAGTTGGAATACTTTTACGTTAAAATAGAAATTAATAAATTATCTCGAATAGTAAGTTATGATTCAAATCGATTTAGCAGGGAAAAATGCATTAATTTGTGGTGCAAGTAAAGGGATTGGCAGAGCCATAGCTATACAAATGGCCAATGCCGGAGCTTCAATTATGGCAGTGTCAAGAAATCAAATTGAGTTAAGCCAACTTGTTTCTGAATTACCAAAAAGCGACAACCAGGTGCATTCTGCCATTTGTGCAGACTTGAGTAATCTTGAGGAATTAAGTATAATAATGTCAAAACTGGCCAATGAGAAGAACATACATATTGTTGTAAACAATACTGGGGGACCACCATCGGGTCCTTTAAGTAAAGCGCCGATTGAATCCTTACAGTCGGCTTTTCTGCAACATGTTTTGGCTAATCAGATAATACTTTCAATGTTTGTAGATAGGATGAAGTTGGAGGGATATGGAAGAGTTATAAATATAATATCCACCTCTGTCAAGCAGCCATTGGATAATTTAGGTGTATCCAATACTATAAGAGGAGCAGTAGCAAATTGGGCTAAGACGCTGGCAAATGAATTGGCTCCATTTAAAATAACGGTTAATAACATCCTTCCTGGTGCCACAATGACTGAAAGATTGAGTTCATTAATTGAACGCGAAGCTTCCACACAACAACTTTCAAAAGATGAAATTTCAAAAAAGATGATCAACAGTATTCCTATGGGAAGGTTTGCTTTACCTGACGAAATTGCTTTTGCGGCAGTTTTTTTAGCCTCACCTATGGCTTCATACATTACAGGAATAAATTTTCCTGTAGATGGTGGCCGGACAAAAAGTCTTTAGAAACCTCTTTTATTTAAATAAGATTGAATTTTGGCCTTGAATTCTTTTTAAAATTTTATTGATAAATTATATATATAAAGTATAATTTCAATATGTTTAAAGAGTCACTATTAGTTACTATTCTATAATGACAATTTTTATTAATTAAGAAACTTCAATTAAGTTCTTTTAACATCAGCCATATAAATGGTAAGTGCACAGGCTACCAGAACCACATTCTTTACAATATACTGACCCGTTAATGTTAATGCCCAATCACCTTGCCAAGTATCTTTTGTCAAGAAAATCAATGGGAGAAAAGTGGTAAACATATGAAAGGAAAATAGTGCAAAAGTCCACTTAGTTAGTTTAGGGAATAGCCACATAATACCAATAAGACATTCAACAATCCCAAGAATTAAAACAAAAGAATTAATTTCTATAAATGATGATAGTGTAGCAGTATATAGATTTTTTACCAATCCTTCGGCAGGGGAAATACTAATCACTTTAAGGAAGCCGAACCAAAAGAAGACTATAGCAAGAGAAAACCTATTGATGAATAAAATCAGATCTTTTGAATCTACTGTTGTACCGGTTTGGCTTAAGCTTAAAATTTTCATGAGTCAGGTTTTAAATAACAAAGGCTAAGTTAGGTTCGGGAGAAACTGGATTGGTGTATAAATTGACGAAATAGATGAAAGAATGTATGAAATACACCAATTAGTGGATAATTCAAAATTTGAACAAACCAATACTATTCTGTATTAACCTAATTAAATTGATAGTTCTGCAGCGAAAGAAATAGTAGAGAAAGACCTATAAAACATTTTAACTATTTATAATACACTGATCTCCCCAACAAAAAGCCAAGCTTTATGACCCGCGCCAGGAAAAGTTTCACCAATTTCTCCATGATTCTTAACCATTATTTTTAAATACCTGGCATTAGCCTTTTCTTTAAGGATGATTTCAGGTTCCAAACATTTTTTCATTTCAGCATTAATTTTCTCTTGATGCAAGCTTTTGAAATTGTTACCATCATTTGAAGTATAGAGATGAATTTCTGATGGAAAATAAATCCAAGAACTTTCACTTGAAAAGAATTGAAAGCCAATCGATTGAAACTCCTGGATGCTGTCAAACTCAATAATTGCTTCGAAGTCCCTACCTTCCATGCCTACCCATTCTTCACCTGAAAATTTGTTTTGCGGAGCTTTGAATCCATTGACAAGATTGCCACTTTCGCCACTGAAGTATTTCTCAGAGGGCTGCTGCAAGAACCTAATTTTTTTGCCGGCTGCAAGATGATGAATAAAATTCAACCTTAATGGCCTACCCAAGGTGTTGTCTTCATCTCGAAACCAAGCACTAAAATTTATGGTTTTGTTGAGGATAAAAGTATCCTGTGAACTATTGTCCTGTACTATACCTTCATCAGGACTTTCCCTTTCGATTAAAACACTCCCTTTCTTATTTGGCTTAACGAAATAAAATTCAACTCCCTTCGGATTTGATTTTGTTTTATAGTTCAGATCTAAGTATGCTAGTGAAAACGGTATCTTATTAGATTTGAACCACTTAGCATGTTCTTTAAGTCTTTCCAAAAACCCTATATAGTTTTTATCTGAATTGCCACTCCAGTTCACTTCAGAAAGTGCGATCGCTCTGGGGTAAGTCATATAAAGCAAGTGATTTTCATTGGGCATGTACTCGGTCCAAAGATTTCCCTGAGCTCCTAGGATGTGCTTTCCTTCTTCCGGGGTCAGACTAGTAGGAATGGGGTTAAAATTGTAAACTTTCTCGAGGGAAGTGTAGCCACCAATGGCTAATGGTTCCTTAACATGACTAGATTGGTAATGATCAAAATAGCAATGTGTTCCAGGACACATGATTACATCATGATTTTCTTTAGCTGCTTGTATACCACCTTTCATTCCCCGCCAAGACATCACAGTGGCATTGGGAGAAAGTCCGCCTTCAAGAATTTCATCCCAACCAATTAATTTTTTACCCTTATTGGTCAGGTATATATCAATTTGTTGGATAAAATAACTTTGTAATTCTTCATCATTCTTTAAGCCCTGTCTTTGTTTAATTATCTTACAATTGGGACATAAACTCCAACTTGATTTTGGCACCTCATCTCCACCAATATGGATATATTTGGAAGGAAATAACGCGCATACTTCTTCGAGAATTTGTTTTACAAACCAGATGGTTGTGTCTTTTGTACAAAATACAGAATTAAAAACT
Coding sequences:
- the ppsA gene encoding phosphoenolpyruvate synthase gives rise to the protein MSPTSSILFFSEIHLSDLDKVGGKNSSLGEMYNLLKPIGIHIPDGFAITASAYRQFIKENDLEFALNQIINELDTKEYSNLSIVGEKSRALILSGRMPESIKTDIKNAYLDLSKKCGKQNLDVAVRSSATAEDLPSASFAGRMESFLNISTESQLQEAVLRCYSSLYTDRAIKYRHDMGFKSFDIALSVGVQQMVRSDLASSGVAFTLDPDSGFQNVIIINGCFGLGENIVQGRVSPDEWIVFKPTLFNQNFDPIIKFSCGKKEYTMIYGENTTSAKIENTIVNHPTPLSKINQHSLSNSEVKELAQWCYKIELHYGKPMDIEWAKDGQTGELFILQARPETVHSKIKKNIKEIFTLEEKSEILAKGIALGDKITFGSARILNNPQEAEILQPGEILVTDMTNPDWDPVLKKAGAIITNKGGRTSHAAIAARELGTVAIVGCNNATEQIKTGQKITVSCAEGNIGNVYNGYLKWNVQEQDFSGIKMPKTHPMLILADPDRAFKLSQYPNEGVGLLRLEFAISNSIRIHPLALCDTKKIVDDKVIKEINELIKDYKDGRDFFIDKLAEAVGLVGAAFYPKDVIVRMSDFKSNEYANLLGGKYFEPIEENPMIGYRGASRYYSNFYRQGFALECAAMKKVRTQMGLKNIKLMIPFCRTTEEAKKVLDEMALNNLVQGEDGLEIYVMIEVPSNVILADEFARFFNGFSIGSNDLTQLTLGLDRDSSLINYLFNEENEAVKLLIHQAIQAAKRNNIKIGLCGQAPSDIPAFAQFLVSEGIDSISFNPDALIRGIENIIVAENDLQDKIPF
- a CDS encoding sulfite exporter TauE/SafE family protein; the protein is MVIEILLVCIVCFVGSLLTFFSGFGLGTLLLPVFNLFFPIHIAIGLTAIVHFLNNAFKLALMLKYVDWKMVFTFGVPAMLGAILGANILRLLTFQYMEIHYNIFNLECTNSVLKICIGLLLICFSLLEFFQKSFNLRSSTFWIIPGGLLSGFFGGLSGHQGALRSIFLIHTSLNKEAYIGTGIMIACLVDISRISLYLQNTSDIYQNYNYILFPCIAAFLGAWSGQKFLHKTTLPFLKYSVALFLIVFGILMVLGKI
- a CDS encoding SDR family oxidoreductase; its protein translation is MQIDLAGKNALICGASKGIGRAIAIQMANAGASIMAVSRNQIELSQLVSELPKSDNQVHSAICADLSNLEELSIIMSKLANEKNIHIVVNNTGGPPSGPLSKAPIESLQSAFLQHVLANQIILSMFVDRMKLEGYGRVINIISTSVKQPLDNLGVSNTIRGAVANWAKTLANELAPFKITVNNILPGATMTERLSSLIEREASTQQLSKDEISKKMINSIPMGRFALPDEIAFAAVFLASPMASYITGINFPVDGGRTKSL
- a CDS encoding DUF417 family protein, producing MKILSLSQTGTTVDSKDLILFINRFSLAIVFFWFGFLKVISISPAEGLVKNLYTATLSSFIEINSFVLILGIVECLIGIMWLFPKLTKWTFALFSFHMFTTFLPLIFLTKDTWQGDWALTLTGQYIVKNVVLVACALTIYMADVKRT
- a CDS encoding beta-N-acetylhexosaminidase gives rise to the protein MKKLLLFLFICNCLIVTAQNNFVHNIIPQPKTIKVAGGKMRLDDISIINIPKQNKQCKRIAQLYAKTLNLKKFKILESAKPAFTKAKSIILQLNFKENNPDQYSLTSSKSGILIIASTEKGLFYALQTLLQLLESDTEKGVSKTSIPFINIDDDAAFKYRGLHLDVSRHFFSLETIKLYLDLMARYKYNTFHWHLTDDQGWRIEIKRFPELTSKGAYRDETLVGHYSDQPHTFDGKKYGGFYTQEEVKEIVAYAADRFIEVIPEIEMPGHASAALASYPLFGCTGGPYQVEKIWGVFNSVFCTKDTTIWFVKQILEEVCALFPSKYIHIGGDEVPKSSWSLCPNCKIIKQRQGLKNDEELQSYFIQQIDIYLTNKGKKLIGWDEILEGGLSPNATVMSWRGMKGGIQAAKENHDVIMCPGTHCYFDHYQSSHVKEPLAIGGYTSLEKVYNFNPIPTSLTPEEGKHILGAQGNLWTEYMPNENHLLYMTYPRAIALSEVNWSGNSDKNYIGFLERLKEHAKWFKSNKIPFSLAYLDLNYKTKSNPKGVEFYFVKPNKKGSVLIERESPDEGIVQDNSSQDTFILNKTINFSAWFRDEDNTLGRPLRLNFIHHLAAGKKIRFLQQPSEKYFSGESGNLVNGFKAPQNKFSGEEWVGMEGRDFEAIIEFDSIQEFQSIGFQFFSSESSWIYFPSEIHLYTSNDGNNFKSLHQEKINAEMKKCLEPEIILKEKANARYLKIMVKNHGEIGETFPGAGHKAWLFVGEISVL